Proteins encoded within one genomic window of Panicum virgatum strain AP13 chromosome 1N, P.virgatum_v5, whole genome shotgun sequence:
- the LOC120655210 gene encoding berberine bridge enzyme-like Cyn d 4, with product MQPRFGHLSLLFLFLAASPCSPQEQEHNVAGAALRESFLRCVAGVSPATADPSRIVHAPSDPSYPSLLNATIQNLRFASPRTPRPALLLTPATVAEARACVACCRRHGLTVRARSGGHDYEGLSYRSVGPRAAGARPFAVVDVAALRDVRVDAARREARVGPGATLGELYYAVARESRGALGFPAGICPTVCVGGHLSGGGFGPMMRKHGLAADNVVGAEVVDAEGRLLDRDAMGEGLFWALRGGGGGSFGVVVSWTVRLVPVPRVVSAFTARRVVRRGDQQRTQSTLRLLTKWQRVAHALPDDLFVKVAMEPELDAAGERHPLVVFKSLFLGNCSGMVAEMSTHLPELGVKPGDCRDMSWIQSMLYFYGYTNGGQPAEVLLDRSLQPKDYYKIKLDYLTSPIPAAGLAGLLDRVVEDRGGSIDIDPQGGAMGATPESATPYAHRRGYLYNVQYFVKWGGDANVSREDGHLGWVRGVHGFMAPYASSRPRAAYINFRDLDLGRNVEGETTYEAAREWGEMYFRGNFRRLAMVKAEVDPEQVFWSEQSIPPLLVADVAGDRQRQSE from the coding sequence ATGCAGCCAAGATTCGGgcacctctctctcctctttctgTTCCTCGCAGCCTCGCCCTGTTCCCCGCAGGAGCAAGAACAcaacgtcgccggcgccgccctccgcgaGAGCTTCCTCCGGTGCGTCGCCGGCGtctcgccggccaccgccgaccCGTCCCGGATCGTCCACGCGCCGTCGGATCCCTCCTACCCTTCCCTCCTGAACGCCACCATCCAGAACCTCCGCTTCGCCTCGCCGCGGACGCCGCGCCCGGCGCTGCTCCTCACGCCGGCGACCGTCGCCGAGGCGCGGGCCTGCGTCGCCTGCTGCCGGCGCCACGGGCTCACGGTCCGCGCCCGCAGCGGTGGCCACGACTACGAGGGCCTCTCCTACCGATCAGtcggcccccgcgccgccggggcccGCCCCTTCGCGGTCGTCGATGTCGCCGCGCTCCGCGACGTGCGCGtggacgcggcgcggcgcgaggcGCGGGTCGGCCCCGGCGCCACGCTCGGCGAGCTCTATTACGCCGTGGCCCGCGAGAGCCGGGGGGCGCTCGGGTTCCCCGCCGGGATCTGCCCCACGGTCTGCGTCGGGGGCCACCTCAGCGGCGGCGGGTTCGGGCCCATGATGCGGAAGcacggcctcgccgccgacaACGTGGTGGGCGCCGAGGTGGTGGACGCGGAGGGGAGGCTCCTGGACCGGGACGCCATGGGCGAGGGCCTCTTCTGggcgctccgcggcggcggcggcggcagcttcgGCGTCGTGGTCTCGTGGACGGTGCGGCTGGTGCCCGTGCCGCGCGTCGTGTCCGCCTTCACCGCCCGCCGCGTCGTCCGGCGCGGAGACCAGCagcggacccaatcaaccctcCGCCTCCTGACGAAATGGCAGCGCGTGGCGCACGCGCTCCCCGACGACCTGTTCGTCAAGGTGGCCATGGAAcccgagctcgacgccgccggcgagaggcACCCGCTGGTGGTCTTCAAGTCGCTGTTCCTTGGCAACTGCAGCGGCATGGTCGCCGAGATGAGCACCCATCTGCCGGAGCTCGGCGTGAAGCCCGGCGACTGCAGAGACATGAGCTGGATCCAATCCATGCTCTACTTCTACGGCTACACCAATGGCGGCCAGCCCGCCGAGGTGCTGCTCGACCGGAGCCTGCAGCCCAAGGACTACTACAAGATCAAGCTGGACTACCTGACCTCCCCGATCCCGGCCGCCGGCCTGGCCGGGCTCCTCGACCGGGTCGTCGAGGACAGGGGCGGGTCCATCGACATCGACCCGCAGGGCGGCGCGATGGGCGCGACGCCGGAGTCCGCCACGCCGTACGCGCACCGGCGAGGGTACCTGTACAACGTGCAGTACTTCGTCAAGTGGGGCGGCGACGCGAACGTGTCGCGCGAGGACGGGCACCTGGGGTGGGTGCGAGGCGTGCACGGGTTCATGGCCCCGTACGCGAGCTCGAGGCCCCGGGCGGCGTACATCAACTTCAGGGACCTGGACCTGGGGCGCAACGTGGAGGGGGAGACGACCTACGAGGCGGCCAGGGAGTGGGGGGAGATGTACTTCAGGGGCAACTTCAGGAGGCTGGCCATGGTGAAGGCCGAGGTGGATCCCGAGCAGGTGTTCTGGAGCGAGCAGAGCATCCCTCCCCTGCTTGTGGCAGATGTTGCAGGGGACAGGCAGAGACAGAGTGAGTGA